In Acidobacteriota bacterium, the genomic window CTGGAGGACACGCGAAAGGCGATTCTTCTCGACGTTGATGATCTTGCCTCTAATGGGCAAGATCGCCTGATACTTCGAGTTACGCGCCTGCTTTGCGGAGCCGCCGGCGGAGTCTCCCTCAACAATGAAGATCTCAGAAAGAGCAGGGTCTTTTGATGAACAGTCCGAGAGCTTGCCAGGCAGACCACCCGATTCAAGAAGGCTCTTACGCCGTGTCAGATCACGAGCCTGTCTGGCAGCGAGACGCGCTTTTGCGGCGTTGAGAGACTTTTCGCATATCTTGCGCGCCTCCGTCGGATTTCTTTCGAGCCACTCCGGAAAGGCTTGGTTCATGGCCTTCTCGACGAAGGAACGGATCTCGGTGTTACCCAGTTTCGTTTTTGTTTGGCCCTCGAACTGTGGACGCCGGACCTTGACGGAAACAACCGCAGTGATGCCCTCACGGACGTCGTCCCCGCCGAGATTGGCATCCTTCTCTTTGAGAATGCCGCGGTTGCGGGCGAATATGTTGATGGCGCTCGTCAACGCCTTGCGAAACCCCTCCTCGTGAGTCCCACCCTCGTGAGTGTTGATGTTATTGGCAAACGAAAGCACAGTCTCGTTGTAACTGCCGGTCCATTGCAGTGCCACCTCAATCTCGGCATCGTCACCGGCAAAACGGAAGTGTGCGATGTGCTTGTGAATCGGTTCGCGAGACGAATTGAGATGTTTTACAAAGTCGATCAGCCCGCCCTTGTAGAGAAACGTGTCGACGCTCGGATTGTCGCCACGCTCATCGGCGAAAATGATCTCAAGCCCTTTGTTAAGGAATGCCATCTCGCGCAGCCGACTCTTCACAATGTCGTGCTCGTAGGTCGTCGTCTCGGCAAAGATCTCTGGATCAGCCCAGAACGTCACTGTTGTACCGGTGCGTTTGGCGGGTTGGCCTTTCTTCAGCGGTGCGACCGCAACGCCAAATTCGAATTCTTGATGCCACTTGGCACCGTCGCGGACCACTTCGACTTCGAGACGCGACGACAGCGCATTGACGACAGAAACGCCGACGCCGTGGGTACCGCCCGAGACCGCATAGGCGTCTGATTCGAACTTACCCCCGGCACCCAATGTGGTGAGCACCGTAGTCACGGCCGGCAATTTGGTTTTAGCGTGTTTATCGACGGGAATGCCGCGACCGTTGTCCTTAACCTTGACCCCACCGTCGTCGAGAATCGTGACCTCGATTCGGGTACAAAAGCCAGCCATGGCTTCATCTACCGAGTTGTCCAAAACCTCCCAGATCAGATGATGCAGTCCCTTGGGACCAGTCGTGCCGATATACATGGATGGACGTTTGCGGACATGCTCCATGCCCTCCAGGACCTCGATGGTCTTGGCGTCATACAACGCGCTGGGTGCACGCATGGACTTACTCACAGGACTCCTCGGAGGGCCGACATCGGCCCGAAATATCGTGAACTTTCACTATTGTGATTATACCCGAAAACCTCAATAAGCATGCATCCTGAGGGACTTTCAATCGTGGTTGGCGCCATCTGTTTCACCCTATGATCGGCGCTGCACACGAAGGCGAATCTTGACGAACGGGAGCGCCCCGAGAGCTGCCTCTAGGTCGTGCAGAAGCGATGTCGACTCGTACCTCAGCAGTGAGGCAACCGATCCGTCGGCGACCTCGATGATGAGGGTGTCGTGGTCGATTCGGACAGGCTCAGAGCGCCCCGCCCACGACGGCCCGGCAACGTCGCTCCACGAACTCTTGAGGTTTATCAACAGCCCTGCGGAAGACCCCGCGATTCGTGCGATCAGTCCATCGAGTACGTCGGCAACGTTGGTCAGCTCTCGCTTGTTCTGGTCGTGCAAGTACATGATTAGGTCACAGTCCCTTCTGAAACCGTCCAACGCCGACCTCCTGTTGGAACCTCATCCTCGCGAGCACTTGTGACAAAAACCTGACCTCGCGGCAACAATTTCATGACGCCCTGTGCACGATCAACATCAAGTTCAGAAAATACATCGTCGAGAAGAAGCACCGGTGGCTGCCCGAACCTCTCTTCGAGAAGATCGTAAGCAGCCAACCTCAGGCTCAGCGCGACCGATCTCTGCTCACCCTGACTTGCCTGATTTCTCGTTGTTCGGTCATCAAGAAGAAACGTCGGTTCATCACGGTGCGGTCCCACGCTGGTGACCCGCATATCCATGTCGCGCTCTCGTCTTGCCAACAACGCATCTCGCAACATCATCGCCACTTCTTCTTGCGGTGTGTTCGGCGTGCAACCCGTCGCCCACGAAGAGTCGTAGCGCCACCCCAATACAGCGTCTGCAGAGCTCACCGTCGCATACGACTTTCGCAGGGGCCCACCCATCAAAGTCAGAAGCCGCAATCTGTGGAGCAGCACCCGCGCCCCCGCCAAACAAAACCGCTCATCCCACACGTCGAGAGTCAACAGGTCAGTCGCTCTACCCCCTTGTTTCAGCAGTGTGTTTCGCTGTCTGAGGGTGCGACGAAACTCATCGATGTCTGCTGCTGTCGTCGGTGTGAGTTGACTCGCGAGGTCGTCAACAAGATCTCTCCTCGCGGCAGGGCCACCCTTGACCATCGCTAAATCGTCGGGGAGGAAAGCGACGACAGGAAACTCCGCAGCCAGCACCGTGGATCGCGCCGGACGTTTGCTGTTGAACAAGACTCGACGGCGACCATTTCGCGGAATCTCTATTTCGATACGCCCTTCGCCAGTAGGTCTGCCAATAGCGAGACGGATCACGGCAAGGTCGGCGTTCGTATCGATGAGAGAGTCATCAGGAGCATTGCGAAACGACCGCAGGGTCGAACCATAGGCAATCGCCTCGAGGACGTTGGTTTTACCGGATCCGTTCGGCCCAACGAGGATGTTTATACCCTCTTCCGGTACAAAATCGAGAGAGGTGTAGTTACGAAAGCCAGAAAGTGTAAGCCACGCAACATGCATGCAAGATCGAGTTACAGACGGACCGGCATGAGGAGATAGCGGAAGTTCTCCTCACCCTGACCATGCATAAGGCCGGGCTTGAGAGGATCCGACGTGTCGAGCACCACCTTGTCGGAAGTGATCGCCTTCACACCGTCCATGAGATAACGCGTGTTGAACGCAATCGTCATCTCCTCACCGGTGTAGTCACCGTCAATGTGCTCCGTCTCTTCACCTACTTCTTGGCGGGTGACCAACAACTCAACACCTCCGCTGTGGAGATGGAAACGGATTGGGATGTGATCCTCGGCCACGAGCGATGCCCTATTGACAGCATCAACGAGGCTCGAACGGTCGATGATCAAACGAGACGGATAGCTGTCGGGTATGAGTTGACGGTAGTTCGGAAAGGTTGCTTCGATGATACGAACAGTGAGCGATCCGCGGCGCGTGGTAAACGTTGCATCTCGATCTGTGATCGACACCTGCATTGATTCGTCGGCGATAGAACGATCGAGTTCGCGCAATGCTCGATAAGGTACGAGAGCCGTTGTGGGGCCTTCCATTCCTGGAAGATCACACACCGCAAGCCGGTAGGAGTCTGTCGCAACAAGTCGAAGTCCGTGATCAGTTTTTTCGAAGAGAACGCCCGTCAGCGTGGGACGCGCCTCGTCAGTCGATGCCGCGATACCAACTTGAGCAAGTGCTTTGATAAACACCTTCGAGTCGACGGAAAACCCGTCGCTTGTCTCGGAAATTGCCAACACTGGAAAATCGCCGACAGTCATTTCCCGGAGCCTGAATCGAGGGCCGTTTCCGGTGATCTCAACTTCCCCGTCGGCCGCGGTCAACGCCACCGCACCATCTGGTAGGCGTTTAACGGCGTCCGCAGCCAACTTGGCCGGAATCACGGTTTTTCCCTCTTCAAGCACTTCGACCTTGAGGGTTGTGCGGATCGTAATTTCGGTGTCCGTGCCAGTAACGCGGAGCTCGTCTCCAACTACTTCACACAGCAGTCCTTGAAGTATCGGGAGAGGAGATCGGCTACTCACCGCTCGTGCGGCGCGTGCCAACACATCAGCGAGATCATCTCGTTCAGCTCTTATACGCACAGTGGTTCACCTGCTATTGATGTAGAGAATTATCTAAGTTAGTAGTTGTAGTAGTAGGCCCTGTGGATTGTGGGTAACTCCACAAAAGTGCTGGTAGGACCCGGTTTTGTTGTAAACAGGCTGCTGTGGTCAAACCGATGTTGTCCACGAGACGTCGTATCGGCGTCGTATTGGTTGTGGACAACATCTAACTTTTCCTCAGCTTGTGGGACAACGTCGTGATCTCATCAAACACCATTTTATCGCTGAGCATAAGAGTCTTGACACGTTGCACAGCGTGGATGACTGTGGTGTGATCGCGTCCTCTAAACGCCTTTCCTATCTTGGGGAGCGACAGATCCGTCAGGTCACGACACAAATACATCGCAATCTGGCGCGACAGGGCGAGCGGTTGTTTGCGCGAAGGGCCGATCATTTCAAGAACGGACACACCAAAGTAGTCACTCACCAACTTGATGATTGTTTCTGCAGTCAACGATCGGTTGGAATATTGAGGAGCGAGGTCACTCAAGACATCCTTCGCCATGTCTAGGGTGACAGTTTTCTTGGTGAGCGAGGCAAATGCGGCGACACGCGTTAAAGCACCTTCGAGTTCTCTGATGTTGTCGAGTACGTTCTCCGCGATGAAGTTGAGGACATCCATAGGTATAGGGACGGGTGCCAGTTCGACGTTTTTCCGTAAGATTGCAAGCCGTGTCTCAACATCCGGCGGTTGAATGTCGGTCAGAAGGCCCCATTCAAACCGCGACCGCAGACGCGCTTCGAGAGAGTCAAGGTTCTTCGGATGCCGATCCGAGCTGATGACCATCTGTTTTCCGGCTTCGTACAGAGAATTGAACGTGTGAAAGAACTCTTCGAGGATCTGTTCCTTGCCTTCGAAAAACTGGACGTCGTCGAGCAACAGAACGTCGGTGGTGCGATATCGTGCCTTGAATTCACCCATTTGCTTACGGCGGATTCCGTGGATGAACTCGTTAAAGAACTGTTCCGAAGTGACGTACCGAATCACTGCAGTGGTGTCGAGCTCTCGGCAGTGCTGTCCAACGGCGTGCAGGAGGTGAGTTTTTCCTAACCCTGCCGGGCCGTAAATGAATAGTGGGTTGTACTGTTTTCCGGGTTCTTCGGCCACGGCCATCGCTGCTGCGTGGGCGAAACGGTTCGACTGTCCAACAACAAAGTTATCGAAATTGTACCTCGGGATAAGCCGCGTATCGGTCCTACGAATCTCAGGTTTAGCGACAACGTGACGAGTGTTCACGACCGGGGAAACGGGGACTTTGGCGGAGTCGACAGGGTCGGCACCAACCGGTGCCGGACTTCCGGCGTCGTCCGTAGCGAACGTTTCAACCACAACACTTGTCGTTTCATACGCAGCCGCCGCCGCAGCTGCAATAATGTCGAGGTAGCGGTCTCGCACCCAGTGCGCATGAAACTCGGTCGGGGCGGTGAGTCGGAGGACTTCTCCCTCTACGTGGGCATCGAGAGGTTCTATCCAGGTCTGGCGAGCAGTGTCAGGTATTGATCGTGCGACCTGATGTTGAAAGGCGTCCCATCGGGAGGTGGATTGTTCTATCTCCACGTCTGCTCGTGCTCCCTCAAAGAGTTGTTGGCTCGACACTATGTTTGTCCACACCACTATCCACAGGTGTGGAGAACACACGCGACCCCTCGAGGCAAACCTCGTATCAACCAGGTAGGAAATCGTCCGGATGGGACCGCTTCTGTGGCGGCGAGTATATGGCAGCAGATCGCTCGGGATCAAGAACGATAAATTCGTCGCTATCCACATTTCGCCACTAGATAGTGATTCCTGAAAACCCCTTGTTTCACAGGGGATTTTGGGCTGTTTCGCGGGCTGCAGCGAGCTGGCGACGGGCGAAGTCGCTGGATTCGAGTCAAAGCAATATTTCGCGAGTGCTTACGAGATTTCGCGTTCTGACAGATTTCAGGTCTGTTCGGCTAGCAGCGGTCTCGCGATCGTAGGTGTCTGGGTGCGTACCGCCGCCGGTCGCGCATTCCAGCTGGGCTACACCGGGCGGTCGTGCGTGTGTGTCTTTGACACTAAGCGGAGCCATCCGTAACCTACCTGCCCAGACCGCGATTCCCTTTTTTGGAAGTCCTCTCATGAAACGTACATACCAACCAAACGTGCGCCGTCGTAAGCGCAAGCACGGGTTTCGCTCCCGTATGCGTGACCGATCCGGCCGCGCGCTCATCAAGCGCCGCCGTGAAAAAGGCCGTAGCCGGCTCACCGCCTAAAAGGCGACCGTACTCCTCGTTGCGTGGCCGCACGGCTTTTCGCCACGTATATAGGACGGGTCAAAGACGGCGGGTCGAAGGTATAACCGTTATTCGTGCAACAGGGCTACGAGGCCAACCCCAGGTTGGCATTGTGGCTGGACGCCGTACGGGAAACGCTGTCGCTCGGAACAGAGCGAAGCGGCGCATTCGTGCTGCCCTCTGCTTTGTTCCGTTGCGAGACGACGCGAGTTATATCGTGCTCGCCGGCACGGAAGTGCTGACGGCGCCCTTTGACCGTCTCGTAAATTGGCTATGCGCCGCGAGCGGGTTCTCCCGCGACCAGCGCGAGGAGGAACGATGAACGAGCAGAGCACGCAGCCGGGTTTTGGGACGCGGGTGTTGATGCGCGCCATTCGAAGGTACCAACGCCTCGTTTCGCCGTACCTTGGCAAGAATTGTCGGTACTACCCAACCTGCTCGTCATATACCCTTGAGGCCCTTGAGACCCACGGGTTTTGGCGGGGCTCGTGGCTTGGAACGCGGCGTGTTGGCCGTTGTCACCCGTTTCACAGTGGTGGTTTTGACCCTGTGCCGGAAGCCTCGGGAACGGGCGACATGACCGTACTCGGCACCCTGGAAATCCCGAAGGAACCTAACCTGTGAACCCGTTCACCATACTCGCCCCCCCGATGGGGAAGGCACTCGAATTCTTCTACTCAGTCTTACCAGTTTATGGAATATCCATTATTTTGCTGACCCTGACCGTCAGTTTGTTGCTGTTCCCGATGACGCTGAAGCAGACTCGTTCGATGAAAGCTATGCAGGAGATTCAGCCACAGGTCAAGAAGCTTCAGAAGGAACACAAAGGCAACCGCGAAGAGCTCAACAAGGCACTCATGGCGTTGTACCAGGAAAAGGGCGTGAACCCCGCAGCAGGCTGCTTGCCGCTTATTCTTCAGATGCCGGTGTGGTTCGCCCTCTTCAGGGTGCTTCGGGTGTCGGTTGTTGACGGCACGCTTGATCCGGACAACATCATCAGTCCCGCATCTGATCTCGGCCAGGCACTCATCGACGGGCGCACGCGGTTTCTCAGCATGGATCTTCTGATCACTCCGAGCAACGCACTCCAGGACACCTTTGTAACGTTCCTCCCCTATCTGTTACTGATGGCCGTCATTCTCGCTACCAGTTATTACCAGCAGTATCAGACGACGCGCACCAGGACCGACGCGCAGAAGCAGCAGCAGCAAGAGCAACCCCAGGGCATGCAGGTCATGATGAAGGTAATGCCTCTTATGATGGGCGTGTTCTCATTCAATTTTCCGGCCGGTCTCGGCATTTACTGGGCAGTGTCGAGTGCCTTCAGAATTGGTCAGCAGGCAATGATTCTGCGGATCGACGGTGACCCCCGGGAGGCGGAGAAGTTGGCGAAGTCCAAGAAGGACGAAACCGAGAAGGAAGCTCCGAAGTCCAAGAATCCGGGTCCATCGCCGAATACCAGCAAGAAGCGCTCCAAGAAGCGCAGAAAGAAGTAGTCCTCAATGGAGTGGATTGAAGTTGAAGCCGTCACGGTCGACGAGGCAATCAGCGAAGCGCTGAAGGAACTCGGGTTGTCCTCAGACGAGGAGGCCAAGATCGAAGTGTTGCGTGAGGGGAAAACGGGCTTCATCGGCATCGGTCGGCAGATGGCCGTTGTGAAAGTGAGCAAGGCTCCTCCCCAGAAGCGCCGTCGCGGTCGTCGTCGTGGGCGTGGCCGAGACGAAGCGGATGAAAGTAAGCGGGCGAGCACCGGTCGAGACCAACGAGAAGGCAAGGCGAGATCGACCGGTAGCACAAAAAAATCAAGCAATCGTAATCAGGGCGGTGCGAAGAACCGGCCAGACAGAGGGAAACGGCGCCCCGAGATGAATGACTCAGAGAAACAGCAGCGGACCGACGACGGACGTCAGTACAGCGACGGTGAGGGGGGCAGTACACATTCGAACGATGCCTCGAATCTAAGCGAGCAAACCGAAGTGGCGGCGGACTTTTTGCGCGGACTCCTCGACGCGTTTGGTCTCGAAGGAACTGTCGAGACCCGCACGGAAAAGGACATTCTGTACATCGACATCGAAGGTGATCAGACCGAAGCGTTAGTTGGCCCGCGGGGCACGGTGCTACAGGCGGTACACGAACTAACTCGGACCGTCGTGCAACGAAAAACGTACCGAGCGCCTCGCATTCGTCTCGATATAGCCGGCTACGCTGCTCGGCGCCGCAAGGCGTTGCAAATATACTCCAAGCAGCTCGCTGAGAAGGTCATATCTGAACACGAAGAGATCATGCTCGAACCCATGGCAGCTGTTGACCGCAAGGTGGTGCACGACGCCATCGGGGATATTGACGGCGTGCGTAGCTTTAGCGAGGGTCAGGAACCACACCGCTCCGTCGTGGTTGCTCTGGCGGAGTAGGTTTAGTACTCGCAGACACACAAAGAAGATGTGGATGGAGGGGAGTGTTGATGCAAACACTCCCCTCCGTTTATGGAAACACTGTTTCACGTGAAACATCTACACTGACCTTATGAACCCGACAGATCGTCAGCGTTTCAGCCGGTTGATCGCTAACGACATCAGCAAAATTGAATGCGAACGTCTCACGCGATACGCCGATTGGCTGTGTGACGAAGCTGCTGCGGCAGGAGCGATAGGGCCGAACGAAGCTGATCGAATCTGGGATCGTCACCTCCTCGACTCCACTGCGTTTCTCCCACTGCTGGAATCGGTTGAAGGAACCGCCGTCGTTGACATCGGGAGCGGAGCAGGTCTTCCAGGAATCGTAGTTGCCATACTAAAGCCGCAAACAGAGGTATTTCTTGTGGACCGTTCAGCGAATCGCTCACAGCTGCAGCACAGGGTGATACAAATCCTAGGCTTAGACAACTGTTCGCCAATACTCGCCGACGTGTACGCGGATTCGATTCCCGATGGCATACGGGTGTTCCGTGCGTCGCTGGCACCACTACGGGCACTCGAGTTGCACATCAATCGAC contains:
- the gyrB gene encoding DNA topoisomerase (ATP-hydrolyzing) subunit B, yielding MRAPSALYDAKTIEVLEGMEHVRKRPSMYIGTTGPKGLHHLIWEVLDNSVDEAMAGFCTRIEVTILDDGGVKVKDNGRGIPVDKHAKTKLPAVTTVLTTLGAGGKFESDAYAVSGGTHGVGVSVVNALSSRLEVEVVRDGAKWHQEFEFGVAVAPLKKGQPAKRTGTTVTFWADPEIFAETTTYEHDIVKSRLREMAFLNKGLEIIFADERGDNPSVDTFLYKGGLIDFVKHLNSSREPIHKHIAHFRFAGDDAEIEVALQWTGSYNETVLSFANNINTHEGGTHEEGFRKALTSAINIFARNRGILKEKDANLGGDDVREGITAVVSVKVRRPQFEGQTKTKLGNTEIRSFVEKAMNQAFPEWLERNPTEARKICEKSLNAAKARLAARQARDLTRRKSLLESGGLPGKLSDCSSKDPALSEIFIVEGDSAGGSAKQARNSKYQAILPIRGKIINVEKNRLSRVLQNNEIQSLITAIGTGIGEEFDIEKARYHKVIIMTDADVDGAHIRTLLLTFLFRHMPGLIDAGYVYIAQSPLYSVKAGTKTTWVYNDQHLDEVKASLKGRKLNIQRFKGLGEMNADQLWDTTMNPGDRTMLRVEMSDRFVAEETFMTLMGTDVSARRTFIMQNAADVRFLDI
- a CDS encoding DUF721 domain-containing protein, with amino-acid sequence MYLHDQNKRELTNVADVLDGLIARIAGSSAGLLINLKSSWSDVAGPSWAGRSEPVRIDHDTLIIEVADGSVASLLRYESTSLLHDLEAALGALPFVKIRLRVQRRS
- a CDS encoding DNA replication/repair protein RecF, which gives rise to MHVAWLTLSGFRNYTSLDFVPEEGINILVGPNGSGKTNVLEAIAYGSTLRSFRNAPDDSLIDTNADLAVIRLAIGRPTGEGRIEIEIPRNGRRRVLFNSKRPARSTVLAAEFPVVAFLPDDLAMVKGGPAARRDLVDDLASQLTPTTAADIDEFRRTLRQRNTLLKQGGRATDLLTLDVWDERFCLAGARVLLHRLRLLTLMGGPLRKSYATVSSADAVLGWRYDSSWATGCTPNTPQEEVAMMLRDALLARRERDMDMRVTSVGPHRDEPTFLLDDRTTRNQASQGEQRSVALSLRLAAYDLLEERFGQPPVLLLDDVFSELDVDRAQGVMKLLPRGQVFVTSAREDEVPTGGRRWTVSEGTVT
- the dnaN gene encoding DNA polymerase III subunit beta, translating into MRIRAERDDLADVLARAARAVSSRSPLPILQGLLCEVVGDELRVTGTDTEITIRTTLKVEVLEEGKTVIPAKLAADAVKRLPDGAVALTAADGEVEITGNGPRFRLREMTVGDFPVLAISETSDGFSVDSKVFIKALAQVGIAASTDEARPTLTGVLFEKTDHGLRLVATDSYRLAVCDLPGMEGPTTALVPYRALRELDRSIADESMQVSITDRDATFTTRRGSLTVRIIEATFPNYRQLIPDSYPSRLIIDRSSLVDAVNRASLVAEDHIPIRFHLHSGGVELLVTRQEVGEETEHIDGDYTGEEMTIAFNTRYLMDGVKAITSDKVVLDTSDPLKPGLMHGQGEENFRYLLMPVRL
- the dnaA gene encoding chromosomal replication initiator protein DnaA → MEIEQSTSRWDAFQHQVARSIPDTARQTWIEPLDAHVEGEVLRLTAPTEFHAHWVRDRYLDIIAAAAAAAYETTSVVVETFATDDAGSPAPVGADPVDSAKVPVSPVVNTRHVVAKPEIRRTDTRLIPRYNFDNFVVGQSNRFAHAAAMAVAEEPGKQYNPLFIYGPAGLGKTHLLHAVGQHCRELDTTAVIRYVTSEQFFNEFIHGIRRKQMGEFKARYRTTDVLLLDDVQFFEGKEQILEEFFHTFNSLYEAGKQMVISSDRHPKNLDSLEARLRSRFEWGLLTDIQPPDVETRLAILRKNVELAPVPIPMDVLNFIAENVLDNIRELEGALTRVAAFASLTKKTVTLDMAKDVLSDLAPQYSNRSLTAETIIKLVSDYFGVSVLEMIGPSRKQPLALSRQIAMYLCRDLTDLSLPKIGKAFRGRDHTTVIHAVQRVKTLMLSDKMVFDEITTLSHKLRKS
- the rpmH gene encoding 50S ribosomal protein L34, whose translation is MKRTYQPNVRRRKRKHGFRSRMRDRSGRALIKRRREKGRSRLTA
- a CDS encoding ribonuclease P protein component codes for the protein MRGRTAFRHVYRTGQRRRVEGITVIRATGLRGQPQVGIVAGRRTGNAVARNRAKRRIRAALCFVPLRDDASYIVLAGTEVLTAPFDRLVNWLCAASGFSRDQREEER
- the yidD gene encoding membrane protein insertion efficiency factor YidD; protein product: MNEQSTQPGFGTRVLMRAIRRYQRLVSPYLGKNCRYYPTCSSYTLEALETHGFWRGSWLGTRRVGRCHPFHSGGFDPVPEASGTGDMTVLGTLEIPKEPNL
- a CDS encoding YidC/Oxa1 family membrane protein insertase produces the protein MNPFTILAPPMGKALEFFYSVLPVYGISIILLTLTVSLLLFPMTLKQTRSMKAMQEIQPQVKKLQKEHKGNREELNKALMALYQEKGVNPAAGCLPLILQMPVWFALFRVLRVSVVDGTLDPDNIISPASDLGQALIDGRTRFLSMDLLITPSNALQDTFVTFLPYLLLMAVILATSYYQQYQTTRTRTDAQKQQQQEQPQGMQVMMKVMPLMMGVFSFNFPAGLGIYWAVSSAFRIGQQAMILRIDGDPREAEKLAKSKKDETEKEAPKSKNPGPSPNTSKKRSKKRRKK
- a CDS encoding Jag N-terminal domain-containing protein, with protein sequence MEWIEVEAVTVDEAISEALKELGLSSDEEAKIEVLREGKTGFIGIGRQMAVVKVSKAPPQKRRRGRRRGRGRDEADESKRASTGRDQREGKARSTGSTKKSSNRNQGGAKNRPDRGKRRPEMNDSEKQQRTDDGRQYSDGEGGSTHSNDASNLSEQTEVAADFLRGLLDAFGLEGTVETRTEKDILYIDIEGDQTEALVGPRGTVLQAVHELTRTVVQRKTYRAPRIRLDIAGYAARRRKALQIYSKQLAEKVISEHEEIMLEPMAAVDRKVVHDAIGDIDGVRSFSEGQEPHRSVVVALAE
- a CDS encoding class I SAM-dependent methyltransferase; this encodes MNPTDRQRFSRLIANDISKIECERLTRYADWLCDEAAAAGAIGPNEADRIWDRHLLDSTAFLPLLESVEGTAVVDIGSGAGLPGIVVAILKPQTEVFLVDRSANRSQLQHRVIQILGLDNCSPILADVYADSIPDGIRVFRASLAPLRALELHINRPTPLASIVALSRAGEGTVSDAMAINAARADIKLSTRRIGSEILDSPGWFLIMRSK